In Corynebacterium nuruki S6-4, the following proteins share a genomic window:
- a CDS encoding DUF4442 domain-containing protein, with translation MLKPSPRQLKFVLNFFPPYVGSGIRMKYIAEDGSRVVTTHRPRRINANLVGTAFGGTIQTMTDGFYLFMGLTRLGNDYNVWDAESHVTYLKPGRGTITADMRTDDATFDLIRERTADGSKYLHWFTTDITDSSGDVVATVRSRVYFRLKKR, from the coding sequence GTGCTGAAACCATCCCCCCGCCAGCTGAAGTTCGTGCTGAACTTCTTCCCGCCCTACGTCGGCTCCGGCATCCGCATGAAGTACATCGCCGAAGACGGGTCACGCGTCGTCACCACCCACCGCCCCCGGCGGATCAACGCGAACCTCGTCGGCACCGCGTTCGGCGGCACGATCCAGACCATGACCGACGGGTTCTACCTGTTCATGGGACTGACCAGGCTCGGAAACGACTACAACGTGTGGGACGCCGAATCCCACGTCACCTACCTCAAACCCGGGCGTGGGACGATCACCGCGGACATGCGGACCGATGACGCCACCTTCGACCTCATCCGGGAGAGGACCGCCGACGGGTCGAAGTACCTGCACTGGTTCACCACCGACATCACCGACAGCTCCGGCGATGTCGTGGCGACCGTGCGCAGCCGGGTCTACTTCCGGCTCAAGAAACGCTGA
- a CDS encoding NADPH-dependent FMN reductase, with translation MTRIGIIAGSNRPGALNPQVVAWVKAQLDEAGVENAVVDYNDYDLPILDEEIPGGAHAYANAHTRAWGAAVEPFDGYIVVTPEYNHGVPGPLKNAIDYIGSEFNNKPVAFASYGADKGVRAIEQWRLVFANFRAATVRGTASFSNFTDFTDGKFAPQAVSANTFGPMLTDLLAWAEGFKVVREQLAK, from the coding sequence ATGACCCGTATCGGCATCATCGCCGGATCCAACCGCCCCGGCGCTCTCAACCCGCAGGTCGTCGCCTGGGTGAAGGCACAGCTCGACGAGGCCGGCGTGGAGAACGCCGTCGTCGACTACAACGACTACGACCTCCCCATCCTCGACGAGGAGATCCCCGGCGGCGCCCACGCCTACGCCAACGCGCACACCAGGGCCTGGGGTGCCGCGGTCGAGCCCTTCGACGGCTACATCGTCGTCACCCCGGAATACAACCACGGCGTGCCCGGCCCGCTGAAGAACGCCATCGACTACATCGGGTCCGAGTTCAACAACAAGCCGGTCGCCTTCGCCTCCTACGGCGCCGACAAGGGCGTGCGCGCCATCGAGCAGTGGCGCCTGGTCTTCGCGAACTTCCGCGCCGCGACCGTCCGCGGGACCGCCTCGTTCTCGAACTTCACCGACTTCACCGACGGGAAGTTCGCCCCCCAGGCGGTCTCCGCCAACACCTTCGGCCCGATGCTGACCGACCTGCTCGCCTGGGCCGAGGGCTTCAAGGTCGTCCGCGAACAGCTCGCGAAGTAG
- a CDS encoding hydroxymethylglutaryl-CoA reductase codes for MTRPEPTTTAIPTQWVGPLRISGDAFTTGEPYEEVSVPLATFETPLWPSVGRGASISRELPDGIRTAVLGECMTRSVLFVTADGIAAASGARLVAGRLDELKEVVAGTTGHGRLVDLHSEVVGNLLYVRFELHPGDASGHNMVTKAADAIMERVLSWPESQQLGLGYGSVSGNYCSDKKATAVNGILGRGKSIVADMLLPHEVVERRLRTTASAMADLVTRKDLVGSTIAGALRSANAHYANMLLAVFLATGQDAANIVEGSQGITYAEARDEGLYFSCTLPNIIVGTVGSGKHHPQIEEALTRLGCREDREVGANSRRLASLIAATVLCGELSLLAAQTNPGELMSTHLSMER; via the coding sequence TTGACCAGACCTGAGCCGACGACGACCGCCATCCCCACCCAGTGGGTGGGGCCCCTGCGCATCAGTGGTGACGCCTTCACCACCGGCGAACCGTACGAGGAGGTGTCCGTCCCGCTCGCGACCTTCGAGACCCCGCTGTGGCCGTCGGTCGGCCGCGGCGCCAGCATCTCCCGCGAGCTCCCCGACGGGATCCGCACCGCCGTGCTCGGCGAATGCATGACCCGCTCGGTGCTGTTCGTCACCGCCGACGGCATCGCCGCGGCGTCCGGCGCCCGTCTCGTCGCCGGCCGACTCGACGAGCTCAAGGAGGTCGTCGCCGGCACCACCGGCCACGGCCGTCTCGTCGACCTGCACAGCGAGGTCGTCGGCAACCTGCTCTACGTCCGGTTCGAGCTGCACCCCGGGGACGCCTCGGGCCACAACATGGTCACCAAGGCGGCCGACGCGATTATGGAGCGCGTCCTGTCCTGGCCGGAGTCGCAGCAGCTCGGTCTGGGCTACGGGTCGGTCTCCGGCAACTACTGCAGCGACAAGAAGGCCACCGCCGTCAACGGCATCCTCGGCCGCGGCAAGAGCATCGTCGCCGACATGCTGCTGCCGCACGAGGTCGTCGAGCGGCGGCTGCGCACCACCGCCTCCGCGATGGCGGACCTGGTGACCCGCAAGGACCTGGTCGGCAGCACCATCGCCGGCGCCCTGCGCTCGGCCAACGCCCACTACGCGAACATGCTGCTGGCCGTCTTCCTCGCGACCGGGCAGGACGCCGCGAACATCGTCGAGGGATCCCAGGGCATCACCTACGCAGAGGCCCGTGACGAGGGCCTGTACTTCTCCTGCACCCTGCCGAACATCATCGTCGGCACCGTGGGCAGCGGTAAGCACCACCCGCAGATCGAGGAGGCCCTCACCCGCCTCGGCTGCCGGGAGGACCGTGAGGTCGGGGCGAACTCCCGGCGCCTCGCCTCCCTCATCGCCGCCACCGTCCTGTGCGGCGAACTGTCGCTGCTGGCGGCACAGACCAACCCCGGTGAACTGATGTCCACCCACCTGAGCATGGAACGTTAG
- a CDS encoding sulfite exporter TauE/SafE family protein — protein sequence MNPRTALPAAGALGGMAGAIFGGGTGTVTVPATEKITVLPRSVIHGTVAAPNAVVAVIGSAVYALHGGAVDLFFAVPMMLGGLAGVNLGVQLVSRASPRILRLIFAAVLLIVGVRMVLDAAGVSVDALLSSGQSGPGHSVWLWCAALVFGVIVGAWASSLGLGGGLLTVPVLVMVLGTDLPTALGTSLLVMLPNSLASLVAHLRHGTADPAVGTRLALGAAPGAVVGVLVALAVPSRVLSGIFGVFALVMALRQMKTSRELSAPQQ from the coding sequence ATGAATCCCCGCACAGCCCTCCCCGCCGCCGGGGCGCTCGGCGGTATGGCGGGCGCGATCTTCGGCGGCGGGACCGGGACGGTCACCGTCCCGGCGACAGAGAAGATCACGGTCCTGCCCCGGTCGGTCATCCACGGCACCGTCGCCGCCCCGAACGCGGTCGTCGCCGTCATCGGCTCCGCCGTCTACGCCCTCCACGGCGGGGCGGTGGACCTGTTCTTCGCGGTCCCGATGATGCTCGGTGGACTGGCCGGGGTGAACCTCGGTGTGCAGCTCGTCAGCCGGGCGTCCCCACGGATCCTGCGCCTGATCTTCGCCGCGGTGCTGCTGATCGTCGGCGTCCGGATGGTGCTGGACGCCGCGGGCGTGTCCGTGGACGCCCTGCTCTCCTCCGGTCAGTCCGGGCCCGGGCACAGCGTGTGGCTGTGGTGCGCGGCCCTGGTCTTCGGCGTCATCGTCGGGGCGTGGGCCTCCTCGCTCGGGCTCGGCGGCGGACTGCTCACCGTGCCGGTCCTGGTCATGGTGCTCGGCACCGACCTGCCCACGGCACTGGGGACATCCCTGCTGGTCATGCTGCCGAACTCGCTGGCCAGCCTGGTCGCCCACCTGCGTCACGGCACCGCAGACCCCGCCGTGGGAACCCGGCTCGCACTCGGCGCGGCCCCGGGTGCGGTGGTCGGTGTGCTGGTGGCACTGGCGGTGCCCTCCCGGGTCCTCAGCGGGATTTTCGGGGTATTCGCCCTGGTCATGGCGTTGCGTCAGATGAAGACCTCGCGGGAGCTGTCTGCCCCGCAGCAGTGA
- a CDS encoding class I SAM-dependent methyltransferase produces MDRELGAVQRRHWDADAARYHDDHADYLDTFHWCPERLTEAEARLLGDPAELAGRTVIEVGCGSAPCAAWLARHTAAHVVGLDISHGMLRRAPHVPGLRLLQADAASLPLADHCADVVFSSFGGYPFLADLGAALVELARVLRPGGRAVIAVNHPTAWIFPDDPDDLTASIPYFQDAYLEWDDGDGEDGDGATGPGLLRHLRYAEFHHTMGDWVRAVAGAGLRLVDLVEPEWRDGTPTWGQWSQTRGRVFPGTAIFVLSA; encoded by the coding sequence ATGGACAGGGAGCTGGGGGCGGTGCAGCGGCGTCACTGGGATGCCGATGCCGCCCGGTACCACGACGACCATGCCGACTATCTGGACACCTTCCACTGGTGCCCGGAACGGCTCACCGAGGCCGAGGCCCGGCTGCTGGGTGATCCGGCGGAGCTGGCGGGACGCACCGTCATCGAGGTGGGGTGCGGGTCCGCCCCCTGTGCCGCCTGGCTCGCCCGGCACACCGCCGCGCACGTCGTCGGGCTCGACATCTCCCACGGCATGCTCCGCCGCGCTCCGCACGTCCCCGGCCTGCGGCTGCTCCAGGCGGACGCCGCCTCCCTCCCGCTGGCGGACCACTGCGCCGACGTGGTCTTCTCCTCGTTCGGCGGCTACCCGTTCCTCGCCGACCTCGGTGCGGCGCTGGTCGAGCTCGCCCGGGTCCTGCGCCCGGGCGGCCGCGCGGTCATCGCCGTGAACCACCCCACCGCCTGGATCTTCCCCGACGACCCCGACGATCTCACGGCGTCCATCCCCTATTTTCAGGACGCCTACCTCGAATGGGACGACGGCGACGGTGAAGACGGTGACGGCGCAACCGGTCCGGGGTTGCTGCGCCACCTGCGCTACGCGGAGTTCCACCACACCATGGGCGACTGGGTCCGGGCCGTCGCCGGCGCCGGGCTCCGGCTGGTCGACCTGGTCGAACCGGAGTGGCGGGACGGGACGCCGACCTGGGGGCAGTGGTCACAGACCCGCGGCCGGGTGTTCCCCGGGACCGCGATCTTCGTGCTGTCGGCCTGA
- a CDS encoding SDR family oxidoreductase has product MTSSTDPTSGTDLPVALVTGGSRGIGAAVARDLARDHRVIAWSSRDVDLRDPASISDAVARLRADGLDRLDVLVHSAGLAWDATVEDADWDGWEEMFRVNVFAVAELTRQLLPELRAAHATVVAVNSGSGFHSAPGMAQYSGTKFALRAFTDALREEERGVVRVSSVHPGRVDTDMQVALQHGRGNDDYDGSRYVRPESIAAAVRLAVDTTDEAIVEEVSVRPVRG; this is encoded by the coding sequence ATGACTTCCAGCACAGACCCCACCTCCGGTACAGACCTCCCCGTCGCACTCGTCACCGGCGGCTCCCGCGGCATCGGCGCCGCCGTCGCCCGTGACCTCGCCCGTGACCACCGTGTCATCGCCTGGTCCAGCCGCGACGTCGACCTGCGCGACCCCGCATCGATTTCGGACGCCGTGGCCCGGCTGCGGGCCGACGGACTCGACCGGCTCGACGTCCTCGTCCACTCCGCCGGACTCGCCTGGGACGCGACCGTCGAGGACGCCGACTGGGACGGCTGGGAGGAGATGTTCCGCGTCAACGTCTTCGCGGTGGCGGAACTGACCCGGCAGCTGCTGCCGGAACTGCGGGCGGCCCATGCGACGGTCGTCGCCGTCAACTCCGGATCCGGGTTCCATTCCGCACCGGGGATGGCGCAGTACTCCGGGACGAAGTTCGCGCTCCGCGCGTTCACCGACGCCCTCCGTGAGGAGGAGCGGGGAGTGGTCCGGGTCAGTTCGGTCCACCCCGGTCGGGTGGACACCGACATGCAGGTCGCGCTGCAGCACGGCCGGGGCAACGACGACTACGACGGCTCCCGGTACGTGCGGCCCGAATCGATCGCCGCCGCGGTCCGCCTGGCGGTGGACACCACCGACGAGGCGATTGTCGAGGAGGTCAGCGTCCGCCCGGTGCGCGGCTGA
- a CDS encoding 2-isopropylmalate synthase, which translates to MRWNPQQPSPMPHGRYTDVYSRVSVPLKDADRTWPTKRLTDAPLWVPVDLRDGNQALAEPMDPARKRRFFEMMVSVGYKEIEVGYPSASQTDFDFVRLIAETDIAPDDVTIVVFTPARRDLIERTVESVRGISNPVVIHMYTATAPLWRDLVLARDRADLRELILAGGRDVFELAGDMPNVRFEFSPEVFNQTEPEYVLDLCDAMTELWDARPERPVILNLPATVEIATPNVYADQIEYMSRNLARRENVILSVHPHNDRGTGIACAELAVLAGAERVEGCIFGNGERTGNVDIATLALNLYAQGIDPGIDFSDIDRIRSTVEYCTRMEIHPRHPYVGDLVHTAFSGTHQDAIRKGFIEHHTRAEELGIPEKDAEWKIPYLPIDPADIGRTYDAVIRVNSQSGKGGIAYLLGSGYGIDLPRRLQIDLAGHVQRYTDDTGAEVTADQLWEIFREGYLYSPADGGRVELLGYSTSEDAASPEAAETTVRLRIDGTESTHTVTGHGPVEALATALREAGTGVEILGLTQTSVESGNDSDALTLLEFRDTTGTGNARWVAGRDASVLAASMNAVVGAANLL; encoded by the coding sequence ATGCGCTGGAACCCTCAGCAGCCCTCCCCCATGCCCCATGGCCGCTACACCGACGTCTACTCCCGCGTCAGCGTCCCACTGAAGGACGCCGACCGCACCTGGCCGACGAAACGACTCACCGACGCACCGCTGTGGGTGCCCGTCGACCTGCGTGACGGCAACCAGGCCCTGGCCGAGCCGATGGATCCGGCCCGCAAGCGCCGCTTCTTCGAGATGATGGTCTCCGTCGGATACAAGGAGATCGAGGTCGGCTACCCCTCTGCCTCACAGACCGACTTCGACTTCGTCCGCCTCATCGCCGAGACCGACATCGCCCCGGACGACGTCACCATCGTCGTCTTCACCCCGGCGCGCCGCGACCTCATTGAGCGGACCGTGGAATCCGTCCGGGGCATCAGCAACCCGGTGGTCATCCACATGTACACCGCGACCGCCCCGTTGTGGCGCGACCTGGTGCTGGCCCGCGACCGCGCCGACCTCAGGGAACTGATCCTGGCCGGCGGACGCGACGTATTCGAGCTGGCCGGAGACATGCCGAACGTCCGGTTCGAGTTCTCCCCGGAGGTCTTCAACCAGACCGAGCCGGAGTACGTGCTGGACCTGTGCGACGCGATGACCGAGCTGTGGGACGCCCGTCCGGAGCGTCCGGTGATCCTCAATCTGCCGGCGACGGTCGAGATCGCCACCCCGAACGTCTACGCCGACCAGATCGAGTACATGAGCCGGAACCTGGCCCGGCGCGAGAACGTCATCCTGTCGGTGCACCCGCACAATGACCGCGGCACCGGCATCGCGTGCGCCGAGCTGGCCGTCCTCGCCGGGGCGGAGCGCGTCGAGGGTTGCATCTTCGGCAACGGTGAACGCACCGGCAACGTGGACATCGCCACCCTGGCGCTGAACCTCTACGCCCAGGGCATCGACCCGGGCATCGACTTCTCCGATATCGACCGGATCCGTTCCACCGTCGAGTACTGCACCCGTATGGAGATCCACCCGCGGCACCCCTACGTCGGCGATCTGGTGCACACAGCGTTCTCCGGCACGCATCAGGACGCGATCCGCAAGGGCTTCATCGAGCACCACACCCGCGCCGAGGAGCTGGGCATCCCCGAGAAGGACGCTGAGTGGAAAATCCCCTACCTGCCGATCGATCCGGCGGACATCGGACGTACCTATGACGCGGTGATCCGGGTGAACTCCCAGTCCGGCAAGGGTGGAATCGCCTACCTGCTGGGCTCCGGGTACGGCATCGACCTGCCACGGCGTCTGCAGATCGACCTTGCCGGCCACGTCCAGCGCTACACCGATGACACGGGTGCGGAGGTCACCGCCGACCAGCTGTGGGAGATCTTCCGTGAGGGGTACCTGTACTCCCCCGCAGACGGCGGCCGGGTGGAACTGCTCGGTTACAGCACCAGCGAGGACGCCGCCTCCCCGGAAGCGGCGGAGACCACTGTGCGACTGCGTATCGACGGTACCGAATCGACGCACACCGTCACTGGTCACGGCCCGGTCGAGGCGCTGGCGACGGCGCTGCGCGAGGCCGGGACCGGCGTGGAGATCCTCGGGCTGACGCAGACCAGCGTGGAGTCCGGCAACGACAGTGATGCCCTGACCCTGCTGGAGTTCCGGGACACAACCGGGACCGGTAACGCCCGGTGGGTCGCCGGACGCGATGCATCGGTACTCGCCGCGAGTATGAACGCCGTCGTCGGTGCGGCCAATCTGCTGTGA
- a CDS encoding superoxide dismutase family protein, with amino-acid sequence MRHLPTTSAPRPHRTVVRATVALASVGVLALSACGSDDDGESSDSFATADVHAADGNSVGSASFRDADGASALTVDLTGLQPGMYGMHVHGIGTCDPGSHAPDDPSETGDFLSSGGHMGADGHDHPGHGGDLPALLVNGDGTAHMTVTTDRVTRDNLLDDDGSALIIHEKPDNYGNIPDRYAPDGPDKDTLKTGDAGGRQACGTFTD; translated from the coding sequence ATGCGACACCTCCCCACCACCTCCGCACCCCGCCCGCACCGCACCGTCGTGCGCGCGACCGTCGCCCTCGCCTCGGTCGGCGTCCTCGCTCTCTCAGCCTGCGGCAGCGACGACGACGGTGAGTCGTCGGATTCCTTCGCCACCGCCGACGTGCATGCCGCCGACGGGAACTCCGTGGGCAGCGCATCCTTCCGGGACGCCGACGGTGCCTCGGCCCTGACCGTCGACCTGACGGGACTGCAGCCGGGAATGTACGGCATGCACGTCCACGGCATCGGGACATGCGACCCCGGCAGTCACGCGCCGGACGACCCGTCAGAGACCGGGGACTTCCTGTCCTCCGGCGGCCATATGGGGGCCGACGGTCATGACCATCCCGGGCACGGCGGTGATCTCCCGGCGCTCCTCGTCAACGGTGACGGAACCGCCCACATGACCGTCACCACCGACCGGGTGACCCGTGACAATCTGCTCGACGACGACGGGTCGGCGCTGATCATCCACGAGAAGCCGGACAACTACGGCAACATCCCCGACCGTTATGCCCCGGACGGCCCGGACAAGGACACGCTGAAGACGGGCGATGCAGGTGGTCGTCAGGCCTGCGGCACCTTCACGGACTGA
- a CDS encoding hydroxymethylglutaryl-CoA synthase, whose amino-acid sequence MTAIGIHDLELATGHYVVSLTDLAESKDIAPGKFVLGLGQSEMSVLAPDEDIVSMGASAAKPLLERNGTDGIRTLLFATESGVDQSKAAGVAALELLGLPHNVRVAEIKQACYGGTAALQAALGIVSRNPTERVLIIAADNARYQLDSPGEPTQGAGAVAMLITADPALLAVEPADGISTTDVDDFWRPNDSTTAVVNGKLSIDAYLDALTDAWGDLQDHGGPAIGDIDRILYHQPYTKMAKKAQQRLRQVTGDDISTALNPGDEVDGRDTGLETSARYNRRLGNSYTASVYSALASLLDHDDSLAGDRIGIFSYGSGCVSEFFTGIVQDGYRDVRDAGTIDAALDRRVPLSIDEYRALHQGPHGTSADEVTPQVTDAPFRFAGVHEQARQYEAR is encoded by the coding sequence ATGACCGCAATCGGTATCCACGACCTGGAGCTCGCCACCGGGCACTACGTCGTCTCCCTGACGGACCTGGCCGAGTCGAAGGACATCGCCCCCGGCAAGTTCGTGCTCGGACTCGGCCAGTCCGAGATGAGCGTGCTCGCCCCCGACGAGGACATCGTCTCGATGGGCGCCTCCGCCGCGAAGCCGCTGCTGGAGCGCAACGGCACCGACGGGATCCGCACCCTGCTGTTCGCCACGGAGAGCGGGGTGGACCAGTCGAAGGCCGCCGGCGTGGCGGCGCTGGAGCTGCTCGGCCTGCCGCACAACGTGCGCGTCGCCGAGATCAAGCAGGCCTGCTACGGCGGGACCGCCGCCCTGCAGGCCGCCCTCGGCATCGTCTCCCGCAACCCCACCGAGCGCGTCCTCATCATCGCCGCCGACAATGCCCGCTACCAGCTGGACTCCCCCGGTGAGCCGACCCAGGGCGCCGGCGCGGTGGCCATGCTCATCACCGCGGACCCCGCCCTGCTGGCCGTCGAGCCCGCCGACGGTATCTCCACCACCGACGTCGACGACTTCTGGCGCCCCAATGACTCGACCACCGCGGTGGTCAACGGCAAGCTGTCGATCGACGCCTACCTGGACGCCCTCACCGACGCCTGGGGTGACCTGCAGGACCACGGTGGTCCGGCGATCGGTGACATCGACCGGATCCTGTACCACCAGCCGTACACGAAGATGGCGAAGAAGGCGCAGCAGCGGCTGCGTCAGGTCACCGGTGACGACATCAGCACCGCGCTGAACCCCGGCGACGAGGTCGACGGCCGTGACACGGGCCTGGAGACCAGTGCCCGCTACAACCGTCGGCTCGGCAACAGCTACACCGCCTCGGTGTACTCCGCGCTGGCCTCCCTGCTCGACCACGACGACAGCCTGGCCGGGGACCGCATCGGCATCTTCAGCTACGGTTCCGGCTGCGTGTCCGAGTTCTTCACCGGCATCGTGCAGGACGGCTACCGGGATGTCCGGGACGCCGGCACGATCGACGCAGCGCTCGACCGGCGCGTCCCGCTGAGCATCGACGAGTACCGGGCGCTGCACCAGGGGCCGCACGGTACCAGTGCCGACGAGGTGACTCCGCAGGTCACCGACGCCCCGTTCCGGTTCGCCGGGGTGCATGAGCAGGCCCGGCAGTACGAGGCCCGGTAG
- a CDS encoding FadR/GntR family transcriptional regulator, giving the protein MAEQAAEILLDRVRSGEWELGQKLPGEVALAGQMGVGRSTAREAIRILAGKGVLASRQGSGVFLTALDAREEWDAVLARAEILSVIEARTAIETEAARLAAARRTPAELRAVRRALADRAARREGLEDHVDADTAFHRSIVLAAGNPVLTGMFDSFTPRMREAMVEMLRRRGGFGGDADQQAHADLVEAVAAKDPETAARLSREHLETLAAGLG; this is encoded by the coding sequence ATGGCCGAACAAGCCGCAGAAATCCTGCTCGACAGGGTGCGGAGTGGAGAGTGGGAACTCGGCCAGAAACTCCCCGGGGAGGTCGCACTCGCCGGCCAGATGGGGGTGGGGCGCTCCACCGCCCGTGAGGCGATCCGGATTCTCGCGGGCAAGGGAGTGCTGGCATCCCGGCAGGGTTCCGGGGTCTTCCTCACGGCGCTGGACGCGAGAGAGGAATGGGACGCCGTGCTCGCCCGCGCCGAGATCCTCTCGGTCATCGAGGCGCGCACCGCCATCGAAACGGAGGCTGCCCGGCTGGCGGCGGCCCGACGTACACCGGCGGAGCTGCGGGCGGTGCGCCGGGCGCTGGCGGACCGGGCGGCCCGGCGGGAGGGCCTGGAGGACCACGTGGACGCGGACACCGCCTTCCACCGCAGCATCGTGCTCGCGGCCGGGAACCCGGTGCTCACCGGCATGTTCGACAGTTTCACTCCGCGGATGCGCGAGGCGATGGTGGAGATGCTGCGGCGACGTGGCGGGTTCGGCGGCGACGCTGACCAGCAGGCGCACGCCGACCTCGTGGAGGCTGTCGCGGCAAAGGATCCGGAGACGGCGGCGCGGCTCAGCCGGGAGCACCTGGAGACGCTGGCTGCCGGGCTGGGTTGA
- a CDS encoding ArsR/SmtB family transcription factor — translation MSPARHHEHPDAADIAMPRVLFALSDPLRLGMVHHLADAEGEVDSRELGPDLPKSTLTHHTKLLRESGLTWTRGEGRQCLIRLRRDDLDARFPGLLDAVLEGSEPESDTEE, via the coding sequence GTGTCCCCAGCGCGACACCACGAGCACCCGGACGCCGCGGACATCGCCATGCCGCGGGTCCTCTTCGCGCTGAGTGATCCGCTGCGACTGGGGATGGTCCACCACCTGGCGGACGCCGAGGGAGAGGTCGACAGCCGGGAACTCGGCCCCGACCTGCCGAAGTCCACGCTGACGCACCACACGAAACTGCTGCGGGAATCCGGGCTGACCTGGACCAGGGGAGAGGGACGCCAGTGCCTGATCCGTCTGCGCCGGGACGATCTGGATGCGCGGTTCCCCGGTCTGCTGGACGCCGTGCTGGAAGGGTCGGAGCCGGAGTCGGACACGGAGGAGTGA
- a CDS encoding AbrB/MazE/SpoVT family DNA-binding domain-containing protein, with the protein MAMSAASGCSWCRAGDTDGSDLWVLPDAPDATSATGYPGNQQRPRTRSCRMRISSRGQVTIPAGLRRDLGFRPGDEVDVTADRDHAHPLPADLRRSAGVN; encoded by the coding sequence ATGGCGATGTCCGCGGCGTCCGGGTGCTCGTGGTGTCGCGCTGGGGACACGGATGGCTCCGATCTGTGGGTGTTGCCTGATGCCCCCGATGCTACGTCGGCGACAGGATATCCTGGCAACCAGCAACGCCCCCGAACAAGGAGCTGCCGGATGCGGATCAGCAGCAGAGGACAGGTGACCATCCCTGCCGGTCTGCGCCGCGACCTCGGGTTCCGGCCCGGCGACGAAGTGGACGTCACCGCCGACAGGGACCACGCCCACCCGCTACCAGCGGACCTTCGCCGATCAGCAGGGGTGAACTGA
- a CDS encoding pyridoxamine 5'-phosphate oxidase family protein yields the protein MGYADIAFDGFVTARQNARGVGHRVDTSGASGAELDPRDAKLIRESRMFMMATVTGTGWPYVQHKGGPAGFVTVRTVSGHSQLMFPDFAGNRQFVTAGNLDRDDRVCLFFVDFTTRSRVKVFGHARLVEASDDPELIEELRDLKDSRITSVIERAVIVDVVASDANCSKQITPRWTREEVEERIDLYRKDIAERDARIAELEEQLRLTAAGQTAPARSSSDATP from the coding sequence ATGGGTTACGCAGACATCGCCTTCGACGGGTTCGTGACGGCACGGCAGAATGCCCGGGGCGTCGGGCACCGGGTGGACACCTCCGGGGCGTCCGGGGCGGAGCTCGACCCGCGGGACGCGAAGCTGATCCGGGAATCCCGCATGTTCATGATGGCGACCGTCACCGGGACGGGCTGGCCGTACGTCCAGCACAAGGGTGGTCCGGCCGGGTTCGTGACGGTGCGGACGGTCAGCGGACATTCGCAGCTGATGTTCCCCGACTTCGCGGGCAACCGGCAGTTCGTCACCGCCGGCAACCTCGACCGGGACGACCGGGTGTGCCTGTTCTTCGTGGACTTCACCACGCGCTCCCGGGTGAAGGTCTTCGGACACGCCCGACTGGTCGAGGCGTCCGACGATCCGGAACTCATCGAGGAGCTGCGGGACCTGAAGGACTCCCGGATCACCTCGGTCATCGAGCGGGCCGTGATCGTGGACGTCGTGGCCTCCGACGCGAACTGCTCCAAGCAGATCACCCCGCGCTGGACCCGCGAGGAGGTCGAGGAACGCATCGACCTGTACCGGAAGGACATCGCCGAGCGGGACGCCAGGATCGCGGAGCTGGAGGAACAACTCCGGCTCACTGCTGCGGGGCAGACAGCTCCCGCGAGGTCTTCATCTGACGCAACGCCATGA